Below is a genomic region from Balaenoptera ricei isolate mBalRic1 chromosome 3, mBalRic1.hap2, whole genome shotgun sequence.
ctctaaaattaaaatcaaaatttagttaatttttaatagttaattATGCTTGATTAATTTATATCATATTACTACTTTGAAATACATAAAGCCATATTTCATCAAACTACCCCAaatctaaaagtaaaattttagatCTTTTGCTAATCTAAGCTGAGGCTGATTCACTAAtacttgtcaaaaaaaaaaaaaatcttaaaagaaaaataacagtaattttaATTGTACATTAACAAATAAGTACAGAAGGTTCAAAGCACGAGGGAAAATTCACTGTAAGTAGATATTTTAAGAGAGCACACTTACTACATGTTTATTGGACTATACATTAACCAAACATATATTAGatgaataattattaaaaaatacaaataattcatCCATCTAAAACCTCATCAACTTATCAAGAGACCTTATTAACTATTTGAAAGTAATCAGTTTGAATTTGAAAGCAGAACTGCTTAAAATTGAATAAATAGGCTGTCTAGCATCAACTCAATTGTAGAGGGttattttttaactataaaagggttatttgctttcattttgcaCATAATGATGCAGAATATAGCTGTCATGTCATTTGAAAAAAACACTCATTTACCAGAATCAAAGTATAGGTCTCCAGATTAAAGTAAAACACCAATCAACAGAAGTCTATACCTGAAAGGCCTgaattctttgtttactgatgaCAAGGCAATCCTATGAGGGCACTCATCTTCATACTCCTCAGAGCCCGTGAGGATTCCACCTTGACCTGTCTTATCATCTTGCCTGGTGTCATGTTCAGTTCTGCTACTCTCCTCAGAAAACTCAGTTACAGAATTGTTTTTAACAACCTgcccttttatttcttctaaagGTTGAATGAATTCAGTCATTTCAAAACTATGTGCATCAGCACTGTTCTCTGACAAACTGTCTTCCCTTATTCGTTCACGGTCTCCAGATGATCTGTAACAGCAGTCAACTGATTCACCTACAGAGTTTTGTCCACTTTCATTATCTGATCTACAGTCCTTTGCTTTTTCTGATATCTCTTCATCACAAAATGAGAAGTCAGATTCCTCCtctgtttcagtatttttatcaTCTGGACCTACTGGATGAAGTAGTTCATCATCTGCCTGCATTTCCTTTGTGTAGCCACTGGCAGAAACCTCTACATCAAGAGAGTCCTCCCtcctaggaaaaaaaagaatgttatgcatttagagaaaaaaaaatccacctgacATGAATTAAGTATTTAGTGTTCTGATAAACTACGACTCTCAAATGAGTTTAACAGTTTATATATTTCAAAGGTTTTTCTCTGCCTAAAACGTAATACTTAAATCACTTAACTACAGAAATGTAAAGGACATATGCTGGTTGtcatttaagaataaaatgactgtgagggacttccctggtggtccagtggtaaagaatctgccttacaatgcaggggatgtgggttcagtccctggtcagggaactaagatcccacatgccacagggcaactaagcccgcacaccacaactactagctctcgcgcctcaactagagagcctgtgtgcagcaaacaatagagcccacgcaccctggaatCCATGCGCCtcagctacagagcccacacgccctggagactgagcaccacaactagagaagagaaaacctgcacgccgcaactagagagaagcctgcacgccacaaggaaagatccctcatgcctcaacaaagatcctgtgtgccgcaactaagacctgatgcagccaaaaataaattaaataaataaataaataataaatcttaaaaaaaaaaaaaaaggaataaaatgactGTGAAGAGCAACAGATATTAGTAGAAAAGTTACAAACTTCAGTTGCTACTGACTTAATAAATTAACTTTCAGAGGAGGCTAAAGATTTTAAGTTATGTCAATCATCCCAAACCAGAAAATATCTTAACTATGTATACAAAATGAGAACATTTGGCTGTGAGAATTTACATAATTATGTTCCATGAATCAATTAAAGATAGCTCCTATAGTgaataaaggaaaaacacaatTTCTGATAAACACTTGGCTTGATTCCTTAAAAATGGTTTATTCACATAGCATCCTATATTGAGTAAGAGTTCTCGAATTTATAAGAAACTAAGTAGGTTCCTCCTCCAAATTCAGTAAGGTTAATGGACCACAGGCAAGcatagtttttaagtttcatttgtatATTATACAGCAATGATACTGAACaacaataatgaaaattttttagATGAAAGTGTTAACTTTTAGAACTAAATAAATCTGGTATTCAGAATTCTATCATTTTATGCAACATAGTATACAAACCTGATATCACTAAATGCTGGGAAAAGCTCACTTTCATAGCTGAAACGTTTCATGAAGAAATCTCTGATGCATTTAACATCTCTGTCAAAATACCTGCAAAagcaagaataatttttttatagcCTTTGTTGTTCATCTTTTTCCTTATTAGCCAATGACAACATCCTTGTTATTTGTTATGACATTCTTATTGTtaacatgaaagagaaaaggatgttactcaaaagaaaaaagaaacaaatcagcTGTTGgtgtttgaaaaattaaaagccCAGGAATAAGGACTATAAGCTGTCAATggcatacagttctttttttttttttaaattttaaagaagtatcttctttttttttttttataaatttatttatttttatttatttatttttgggtgcgttgggtcttcgttgctgtgcgagggctttctctagttgtggcgagtgggggccactcttcatcgcgctgcgcgggcctctcactatcgcagcctctcttgttgcagaacacaggctccagacgcgcaggctcagtagttgtggctcacgggcccagttgctccgcggcatgtgggatcttcccagaccagggcttgaacccgtgtcccctgcatcggcaggcagattcctaaccactgcgccaccagggaagcctgtataCAGTTCTTATGGTTAGAAAACTCAAGGTTTTCCCATACTGTGACAGACATATATGTGAATCCCAGAAAAAAAGATAAGGGCCTGCAGTTTGGGGGCAgatttctactttctttctctagtttccagTCTGTCTGGTTATAGTTCCCATCAGCTTCAGCTATGTGCACTAGAACCTCTAGTCAACTGGGAAagctgaagataaaaataaactagTGACTCATACGAAAAAGTTTGGGGACTAATGTTATgtttatattatctttattaCCCATTAACTAATATGCAGTAAACATCTATAGGAGATAAGTAATGCTGTGGCTTATAAATGGTTATCTGGAGACATGTTAATCTGGACTGAGAGTAGAAGGACCTTTGAATATCAGGTTGCTTTTTAGGCTACCATAAAGCAGCCAGAACAGATTGAATTCTCTAGAAGGTTTCCAGAAAGGGAGAATTAAGAGACAGGATGACATGGAATTGagagaacaggagaaaaaaatactcaaCCTTAATTTGATTACACTCAATTGCATCAtagaatacaaacacatgaaggaaaaTATCCTGTCATATTTCACAATTTGGCTGTTTAAATGGTCAAGTAATATGAGAAATAAGATTATCACAGTATATGAAGTGATTCTGCCCTGTGTCAGGGATGAGGTTTTACGTGAATTCCTTTCTCTTaacaaaataaaagctaaaaacaaCATAAGAGATATTACCGGTCTGGTAACCGAGTTCAGTACAAAACCACAACTTCATCAAGgccataaaaaattattaagttaTGCCTGGTGAAGCCCTCTTGGAGGCAACcatgaagcagagagaaaaggggaaaggcAGAGAAGATGTGGTTCTAGGGTTCCTCCTTCTATGTCCCTACTTCTTCTGAGcaggattttgttttaaaaattgggcttctaggccttccctggtggcgcagtggttgagaatctgcctgccaatgcaggggacacgggttcgagccctggtctgggaagatcccacatgccgcggagcaactgggctcgtgagccacaattactgagcctgcgcgtctggagcctgtgctctgcaacaagagaagctgcgatagtgagaggcccgcgcagcacgatgaagagtggcccccgcttgccacaactagagaaagccctcgcacagaaacaaagacccaacacagccataaataaataaataaataaaataaactacgaTGGTATTGAATAGCCCTAAAATAACATTCGAATcccaactcaaaaataaaaaaaaaaaaaaaaaaaagagcttccaCCTAAACATTTGTTTGAATAAAGAGTTCCATGGCTGAGAAAGTTTGACTTTCGAAAGTCTGTCAGGTTACAAGAGTAATTCAAATTCTTTTGATGATTATAAAAGTAGGCAGTTTCTTCAGATTTCTAATATACagaattattttaatgaataggttttaaaaactgtatcaaagtgcattttttttcacttttaaaataccGAGGAGTAAGAAAAATTCTTAGGGGGAAAATCAGAGCATTTTGATATCCTTAAATAAAATCCCAAATTTTTAGACTCTTAAGATCAGCCACTTCAAACCAGTTATTAACCCCAATGACAGTATGACAAAGctgaaaaattattaataaataaaaaatgactgCATCACACATAAACACAGTTACATCCAGAATATACCATTCAGCATTGGTATGAGAAGTTGAAACCATTTGTGGAAAATCGATCATGGTGATGTGGTCATCTTTATCCAAAATGAGATTGAATTCATTGAAATCTCCATGAATCAGCCCATGATTTGCAAGTTTAACAATTAGTTCCATAGCTTCATCATATACTGATGCAGGATCTTCAACATGGTGTATCTGACATCTGAAAGTGTAAGTATGAAAATGGTTATTTGTCCTCATTTATGATTTTAATGAAAGCAAGCATGtgtgtatttacatttaaatattatttccatttcatcacGTCTCCCTAGCAGTTTTCTCTTCAATCCTATCAGCATACAGAcataacagctttaaaaaaaaaaaaaaaaaaagccacaaccCATTCAATTCTGTATCTTCTTTCCAGTACACcacattctttctttcatcttaacAGCCAAACTCCTCTACTTGTGCTTTCTCCAATTTAATGAGCACTCTAATGAGCCCATTTCAAACAAGCTTTCATTCAACCTTGTTCCAATGAAATAGTACCAATGACTTACATGTTGCTATACCCAATGGTCAATTCTCTACCTTCATCATTATCTGGTCTGTCAGTTAACCTCTTCCCGCTCCTTGAAGCAGCTCCTTTCACTTGACCCTTGGTACACTAACTCTTCAGGCTGTCCTCTTTCTGCACTGATCATTCCTTCTTAGTTTCTTTAGCTAGTTCTTCAGCTTTTCCCTGACGTATAAATTTTGGAGCTCCTCAAAGGTTAATCCTAAAACCTATAATCTTAACCATTCTTGGTGATCTCATACAGGCTCATATACAGACTTTAATCTagacttctctgagcttctgggCATCTCTAACTTACCATGTCCCAAACTGAACCTCTGATTCTGCCCCACCCTCtaatgccaaactgtcttcctgCAGTCTTTCCCATTTCTGTAAATAGCAACTTTATCCCTCCAGTTATTCAGGCCCCAGATCTTGGTGTTATCCTTACCTGCCCCTTCCTTTATATCAATATCCAATCCCAAACAAATCATGTAGGCCCTGACTGTGAAACATATCCAAAATCTGACCACTTTTCATCACCTTCACATCTACCACTCTGATCTAAACTACCATCATCTCTTGCTTGCATTATTACAATAATTTCCTAACTTTTCTTCCTAATCCTGTCCTAGTCTCCTTTTAGTCTATTTTCAATACAGTAGCCAGAGTGATGCCATTAAAACATTAGTCAGATCATGTCTCTTCTCAATTCAAAATCCTCCAATGGCAGGGagttccttggcagtccagtggttaggacctggAATTTTCactgccaccaaaaaaaaaaaaaaaaaatcctccaatgGTTTCCTGTCTCAATCAAAATAGTCCTTATACTATTGCTACAATGGCAATCacattaagaaatataaatgtatcaaatcaacctTAAAGTTACTGAATGTTATATCTCAAATATATCCTccccaacaaaataaataaataaaacatcctTGCAATGGCTTACAAATCGTCTGCTGCCTCTGTGATCTCATCACTTACAATTTCTCCCCTTActcactcagctccagccacagTGGCCTTCTGTTTCCTGAACATGCAGGCATACTCCCATTCCAGGATTTACGCATTTGCTCTTgcctctgcctgaaatgttcCTAAATGTTAGAATCTGCAtgatttcctctctcttctttcaggATTCTGCTCAAAAATCCCCTTATGAAGGAGACTTTTCCTGGTCACCCCATGTAAAACAGCAGCCTCCTACACCCACCCACCTCAACACTTCCTGTCCCCCTTACCCCACTTTATTTTTATGCATGGCATTTACCACCATCTGACGTATCAAATATTTCCTTGTTTAGCTATTTCCTGCAAGTTTCCTTCCAtcagaatgtaagctctatgagggcagggactttgttttgtttactgggGAGCCTAGAACAGCTCTTGGCACATACTAGACTGTTTATTTACTGATTGAGTCAGAGTATAAAATCCATATTGTTAGaatgaaactgaattttcaatttgCCTTTAAGTCTACTACTTTATGTTAATTTCTAACCTCCCAGaagcaatattccatttatagaaaaaaaatttatttttaaaaactgaacctTACAATTATTTATTAGGACTCAAGGTTTAAAGAATTATACTTACAGAGGATAGCCATTTATGAGTTCCATGACCACTGCATGGCGATTATAATCAACTGGCTTTGGAACTGGAAATTTCCTTTCATACAATGCCTAAAATATAGCAAAACAGGTAAAAAGTAATGAAGAGGTCATTAATTTTTAgggaacaataaaattaaatatacctgtccacaaccagaaaaaaaacatataagCCTTTACAAAATTACAGTTAACACATGATTATTTATGTATGGCTTATTCACAGCACAGAATGAGCTGTACataaaaacaacattgtaaaccagtTTTTGTAATTCACTTTTTTACCAAACAttcatttactgaacatttactaAATATTATACACTGTGCTAGGGTTACAAAAATGAGTGTGAAAATGTCTCCGCCTTCAAGAAGTTTAGTCTCTTACGATATGTATATCTTCTATTTTGTAAGTTTCTGTCATTTACTGGGAGTGTgcttaaaaaattcaaatggaaataaattgTGATTTAGGAAATATTCTGTCTTCTGGTGTATCAGGAAATGAAATATTCCAATATATTAGGCATTTCAGTTTATACAGCACTGACCTTTTTCTTCAGACCCCAATATACAATATAAATCTATTATGTGACAAACAGTCACTGTAGTCACAAATAAACACTGTAGTAGTCTGAGTCAAATGTTACTACCCACCATCCATAAATCCATTTTTTaccctatgtttaactttttctaTCTTATTGCTTACAAAGGCCTGTTGTATTACTTTCTTCAAAATATCTTAGATTTATGCCCTCTGCCATTTGGAATGCCACCATTTCTAAGCAGGCCTTTGTCATTGATACCTGAATCACGCCAACAGTGGTTCTAGTTCTTGCTACCACACCAAACCTTTCTTCAGTGTACCAGTACCGACTAAGACGCTTGTGTCAAtgctccat
It encodes:
- the RIOK2 gene encoding serine/threonine-protein kinase RIO2; translated protein: MGKVNVAKLRYMSRDDFRVLTAVEMGMKNHEIVPCSLVASIASLKHGGCNKVLRELAKHKLIAWERTKTVQGYRLTNAGYDYLALKTLSSRQVVESVGNQMGVGKESDIYIVANEEGQQFALKLHRLGRTSFRNLKNKRDYHKHRHNMSWLYLSRLSAMKEFAYMKALYERKFPVPKPVDYNRHAVVMELINGYPLCQIHHVEDPASVYDEAMELIVKLANHGLIHGDFNEFNLILDKDDHITMIDFPQMVSTSHTNAEWYFDRDVKCIRDFFMKRFSYESELFPAFSDIRREDSLDVEVSASGYTKEMQADDELLHPVGPDDKNTETEEESDFSFCDEEISEKAKDCRSDNESGQNSVGESVDCCYRSSGDRERIREDSLSENSADAHSFEMTEFIQPLEEIKGQVVKNNSVTEFSEESSRTEHDTRQDDKTGQGGILTGSEEYEDECPHRIALSSVNKEFRPFRDEENMEDTNQHRTRTLSVTSSVLSCSTVPPELVKQKVKRQLTKQQKSAVRRRLQKGEANIFTKQRRESMQNIKSSLEAASFWGE